Genomic DNA from Mauremys mutica isolate MM-2020 ecotype Southern chromosome 13, ASM2049712v1, whole genome shotgun sequence:
tgaagcacttagaggagaggaaagtgatcaggaacagtcagcatggattcaccaagggcaagtcatgcctgactaacctaattgccttctatgaggagataactgggtctgtggatgatgGGAAAGCAGTGCATgtgttgttattccttgactttagcaaagcatttgatacggactcccacagtattcttgccagcaagttaaagaagtatggactgaatgaatggactataaggtggatagaaagctgcccAGATCATCGGGCCCAATGGTTCCTTCTCTAATTGGCAGCCCTGGatacccctccattttgtcttcagctggctaaagagagcgCCTGCCCCCCCGCAAGATATTTGGAAGtaactggaacaaagggcagtgactgcaagTGCTGTGAGTGATTGCTCGACCCAGGCTAAAAGTTAGTctataaaagggagcattctggaactggtgaggctcatatctgtattcagtttgattagaaaaataattgcacattttattttattttgctctgtgacttactttgttctgcctgttactacagggagccacttaaatcctactttctgtatttcataaaatcagagtatgtattaatagctGGGGGAGGAAACAACTGTGCATAAATCTCTGTCAGTGTtgtagagggcgaacaatttattaaactgatttatttgggtttagacacCGTTGGGAGTTGGgcgtctgagtgttaaagacaggaacattctgttagctgctttcaggtaaacctgctgGTTTGGGTCAAGTAATTCagcccctgggtctttgttggagcagacgggcgtgtctggctccggcaggacagggtgctggggccccgagatgacagggaaggcaggggttgaagtagtcttggcacatcgggtggttTCTgcgatccaacccatcacaactaTGATTTAGACCAACTGAGtagatttgtttttaagaaaattcATTGTATCCAATCAGGCAAAGAAACAGAGCATGTTATaatgtattaatttaaaatggCTCAAAGCTCCCAGGCAGTGCATGTAATGAAGTTCTTGTAAGAGTAATGGAGTAAGAAATATTCAAAGAAATAACAACAAATAATGAATAGTCACAGGAAAATCATGAGTTGGAGATCAACAGTCACAGATAGAAAAAGAGGCACGATAATTTGGCATTGATTTTTcatgatctatctatctatctatctacatgaTCTTATTTTATCTATTGTATATGTAATACACAAAACCATGCACAAACATggtttaataaatattaattaataataataacagcaaCCAGCTTTGGAGATATTGACAAATTTGGATAGTTGTGTAGATGAGAGTCGAATGGCTCCATACAAAGCTACACGTTGAAGTGAATGGCTATATCCCAATTGTTATGGTTAAAAGATTAGCTCAACCTCTTCTCCCTGCTCTGGTCTCTAACTTCAAATCTTCTGCTATAAGCTTTCTGCCTACCCTGTCTTAGGGTGGAATCATGTGATTCCCCATCTCACAAACTGGGTCCCAACCATGATTTCTCCAACTGTGTTTGGTGCCTGCAGTTCTTCCCACAGGAGCTGTGACCAGTAGAAAGTTGAGTGACTAAAAGTCTTCACCAGGCAAAGTGTGATTTATTTACCACAATAGGAACAAAGCATAACATAAGAGAAAACATGAGCACTTCCAGATGGATCACTGCAGTAGTTTGGTGGAATCAAAATTTGACCTTATTTTTTAGACTTAGTTTGTCTTTAGGAACCGTTTTAATACCTTTCTCTTCCAAATACCTTTCCACCATAGGAAGAACaatacagtatttatttattttaataaatttaaataaataacaataatgcaTACAGTTATATACGGCTCTAGGTGCCCTAACACATCATACACGACACAAAAAAATCCCATCAGCATTAAAATCATCACTTGAACAGACACCGGCAGAAACTTTTTTTCAATTCTTCCTCAATGGGGAAAGCAAAACTTCAAGTCTCTCAGAAAACCCCATCAAGGTGATTCTGACATTGACAGCTTGAATAGATGACAAAACAAATGGATATCACCATTTAGTCAGACATACTCCACCCTCCCAAgctcatccctccccccaaaaagccaCCTGAAACAAAGAAACAAGTCAACGAATGaatcaaaaaaatcaaacaaaatgaaaaagaaacaagCAAACACACAAGCCAAACCTCTCATACCCCAGGCTACAGGAGCCCTATAAATCCctatgatagatagataggtgCCTATGTAGATAGATTCTGATCTTATGTACACTGGTGTAATCTTATACTAACTCatatgacttcagtgaagctagtcCAGATTTTGTGATTTCATAAAGAGATTCCATCCTATGTTCTCAAAGAGACAATCAGGTCTGGACAATTTTGTCATCTGTTGATTATATCTGCAAAGAAACTCAGAATGAAATCACGTTCAAGTTGCAGGGATGGACATTTTAACTCTTGGTGAATAACCTCCACACAATCAGTTTCTTCAAAgcagctttgatctccttgttcctcatgctgtagatgatcggaTTCATCACTGGAGGCACCAGGGAATAGAGAACACCCACCACAAGGTCCAGACCTGatgctgagctggaggtgggtttcaggtaggcaaagatgccagtgaaaagcaacaaagagaccacagtgaggtgaggaaggcaggtggagaaggctttatgccggccctgctcagaagggattctcagcacatttttgaaaatctgaacataagacacaattataaaaacaaagcagtttaaCCCTAAAAACACACTTAAGGCAAGAGCCCAAACTTCACTTATGTGTGAGTCAGAGCAGGTGAGCTTGAGTAgttgggggatttcacagaagaactggttgATGACATTGGACTGGCAGAAGGGTAACCTGAAGGTATTGCCAGTGTGCAGGACAGAGTAGACAATACAAgtaatccaggcactggctgccatttggacacaagctctcctgttcatcactctctcatagtgcagtggttggcagatggtgACATATCGGTCgtatgccatgatggtgagtaAGGCAAGATCAGTTGCAgtgaagaggaaaaagagaaagacTTGGGCAACACATCCAGGATAAGAAATCACGctggtgttcatgagggagttggccatggatttggggatagTAACGGAGATGGAGCCAAAGTCTAGGATAGACAGATtcaccaggaagaagtacatgggggtttgAAGATGGGGGTTGAAAGCTAcggctgtgatgatgagaagattccccatcaGGGCTGCCAGGTAAATCAGCAGAAAtaccacaaagtgcaaaatctgcagctcccgaacatcagagaatcccagaAGAAGGAACTCGGTCAGGGTGGTTTGGTTGgtcattttctttctcagttcattGTGTGATGGCTGCAGAGGGAAGGACAAAGACAGTGGGGAATTACAGTGACAGAAGGAGTGGCCCTGATTTCCTGCAACAATATGATGTGAGTGTCAACAATGCACAGCACTCGTCACTGCTATTAACTACAAGTGGTGACTTATCATATGAATGTAAATTGGCGCAGCTCCCTTAAAGTCAATTGAGCTTCATCAGTTTGCAccatctgaagatctggctcaTGATGTAGTTTAATAAAATGCTGTGTGAAGGATGGAGCAAAGTACAAGTCCAGTGCAACAATTCTCGGCAAGAGGGATCCCCTATTGCTACGAAGAGCAGGCTCTGGACTAAAATGCTAAAATGCCAACGCTGCCTGATATCCTCTTTTCATGGAAATATGAGATGGACTTGGCATTGTGAATGACAGCTCGCCTGTAACGATTTCACTGCAACACCACGTATATGGCCAGCTGCTTTAAAATGTATTGATTTATGACACCAAATCCTGACTGCATTTCCATCTCTGTGTACCAATGGCCTAGCAGCATCGCTCCGCTACCTCTCTGCTGTGTCATTTGGCTCTGTCACTTTTCGGTGTGCAGGTCAGTGGccatcaggagacttgggttctgttcttggctctaccactgacctgctctgtgaccttgggccagtcacttcccgtccctgtgcctctgtttcccctccatccATTCTCCCCCTTGTCTTCTTGGACTGTGAGTTCTTTGGGGGATGAGCTGTATCTTATTATATGTATGTTCACTGCCTCCATTTACAACATTTCTTTTTAGCGAGCAGCACTGTAGTACAGAGGATATGGCACTAGAGCAGAATATCTCAGTTCTAATCCCATTGAGATGCTCCATGTCCTTGGACAGGGATAAGAGAGAAAAGCTTTGGCTGGGAACTTCAATTCACTGTTCTCTCTCTAAGGGGCTAGTATGTTTAATACCCATAATATTTCCAGCCAACTTTACCGCTTACTCAGATTTACCATTCGACAAGTGTCCCTTTGAAGCAGAAATAAACActgagggggaaaaagaaaagactCTGAGCAGctctaaatatatttaaatataacgATATTTAATTGCACATAGCAAACTTACTGTGTTGTTTCTGTGGAATATTCTTTAATTTGTGATGCATTTGACACTCTATCATTCCCTGTTTGTGTACCTGTTAATAATGCCCCATTACTGATTTATCCAgctgctgtttctctgccccgTCACCATGTTTCCTGGGGACTTCAATTCCCTGTTCTCTATCTAAGGCGCTAGTATGTTTAATACCCATGCTCTTGGCTGCCAACTTTGCTGCTTACTCAGTTTTACCATTCAACAAGTGTCcctttgaaacagaaataaacaaaGTTGCAATAGAGTGACTGGGTTCAAATTGTACAATTATTGGACTATATCAGTGTTCCTACCCCTGTTGAAATCTACAAATCCAATCTGGGGTATTCagacattttcagtttaaattatttcaaaggaaaactgGATTTTAAACTGAGACATGTTCCAAGGAAGTCTCTGCTATTCTTGAAAAACAACCTATGTACtggaaaagtcaaaacattttttttttaaattcagtgacaATGTTTCTGTTTTAAGCAGTTTACCTGAAATTGTCTGGTTCTCAatgaacagaaagaaaaaaaagttttggttttcacaATTTCTATGAAAAGTCAAGTGTtgtctgctggggggaaaaagcaAAGACTCTGAGGAGctctaaatatatttaaatataataataTTTAATTGCTCCTGGCAAACTTACTGTGTTGTCTCTGTGGAATATTCTCTAAATTGTGATGCATTTGACAGTCCACCACGAGGATTCTTCAGTCATTGCCTGTTTGTGTACCTGTCAATAATGCCCCATGACTGATTTATCCAgctgctgtttctctgccccttcaCCATATTTCCTGTGATGCTGGATCTTTCTGCAGTTCCCAGAAGACAGGACCCACTCTACAGATGGGAGCTCCCTGCTCTCCTCCTCAGACAGGCTTGGCTGAGGGGTGAAGCCTCTCCAAGCTGTATAACAAATCACAGCTTCTGCACTCTTCAAACATGGACACAACTCAGTATGTGGTTGTTGGGTGCTGAGCTCCCATTGGAAGTCTCTCAGAGTTTCATGTCAAACATGATCACAGCTCAGTATGTGCTTCTTCTGCGGCTAAAGTACTGAACGCAGAATTCAGGGCTGTGAACCCAGTTCTGATCTAATCTCAGGAGCAAACCACCCTGACATCCAGCCCTAGTTGACCCTAACCCCACAGATAGGGGACAGCTCCTGCCCTGGATCTCATATGATTGCAGCATGCCTGGAAGGACCCTTGGCTAAAGAAAAGGCAGGGCTGATGCCTCACACAAGTCCCAAGGAGACTGAAGAATAGAATATATATTTGTAACACAGACATGCTCACAATAGCTCAGAGCCCAGTGGCGTCAGCTCCCCAGCCAGCCTGGAATAGCCTGTTACTTCATGAATGCCACTTAATCAGCTCTGAGAGAGCAGAAATGTTTTCCCCCTATATTGCATcaggggctcttgggatgcagccaTCAGAGGAACCCACAGCTCAGACTACTCGGTCTGTTTGATGTTGGTCACAAAGATGCCGCCAGAGGCAAACACGAAAAGCTCAGTGCAACCTCCTCAAACCATGTAAATTGATACAATTGCGAATAATTTGGGCTCTTTAATCCAAGTGGAGATGTGGCCTTTAGATTTCAATGGAGCTTCTTTGATTTACATTCGCTGGTGATCTGGCTCTAAGACGTCCATGGAAATATGTCCGTTTtcaccagctggggaatctggCTTCATTAACTCTGCTGGTGCTACTGCAgatctacaccagctggggatcgggCCCATAAACAGTTTCAAATCCATATTCTTTGCCTGCGAATCTGATCTGAGGAGACCAAAGTTCCAAACCTGTTTGCACTTTTTTTGGTCTTTGACGCAGGGGATTAATTGCAAGGATGGAGCTTTTAATGGTTACAGAGTAGCTAATTCCTACTGGGACAGAACTGTGGAGGAATTCAGTGTTGCAGAGATCTTCTCTATCTGATTTTCAGATTATCTGAAGATCTGGCTCAGGACATGGCATGATAAAATACACTATGAAGGATGGACAAAGCACACCCAAACCCACGAATTCTAGCCAAGATGATCCCCCTCTTAGTCAGACAGCAGGCTGTAAACTTGAATGTGCAGGTAACATGCTAAAATGCTAATGGTGCAATATTGCCGCTTTCACAAAGCTTCCCATATGACAGCTCAGTTGTAAGGATTCCACTGCAGCGCCACACAGACAGCCTGCTGCCTGCTTCCAAAACTGATTTGTGGCACCAGATCCCAGCTTCATTTCCACCTCTCTGTGATGAGGGGCTAATAGCATTACTCAGCTAATTCTCTGTTGTGTCATTTGCCACTGTGACCTTCTGTCTGTGCTGTGTGGGTCAGTGGCCATCAGGAGACTTaatttctattcctggttctgccaatGACCAGCTGTGTGACATTGGGCTGGTCACTTCTCCTGCCTAAGCCTCTGTTTCCCTCCATCCCTTTCTCTGCCCTGTCTACTTTGGGTTTAAAATCTCCGGGGCATTGGTTGTGTCTTACTCTGTGGGTGTGCTGTCTGTTTAGCAGGCATCAGTGTGGGACAGAGGATATGGTGGTagagcaggagagctggggtctAGTCCCCCTGCCCTCCTCTATGTCCTTGGGTAGAGACAGGCTTTGgctgggggctccagctgtcTGTGCCTAAGTCTAAAGGTGCCTGCATGTGTAACGCATATTCTGTGGGTATCAACTTTGCTCTCTACTTTACAATTGCAATAGAGTGAATGGGTTTGTAATTTTGGTGTTATTGGAGAATATAAATGTTAGCATCCTGGTTTAATGATACATTTCCAGTCTGCACTAAATTTTCAATCTGTTTCCAGTCTGTTTGTTTTCAATCTAAGTTTCCTATCCGTTTAAATTATTCCAAAGTAAAACTGGATTTTCaattgaaaatattttcctgCGAAGTCTTTGCTATCCATAAAAACAACACATGCATTggcaaaacaaaaacttttttttttcaaaaaattcagggatttttttccagatttcagCAGTTTTTAATAGCAACTGTTTGGTTCTCGATgctcaaaaccaaaaaaaaatattttggtttccaCAATGTctataaaaattgaatttttttctgcTACGAAATGATTGTAAAAGTCTTAGAGTTTCAATGTAATTCATAGTTCTATTATTACATTTCCTCCAGTATATTAAAACCCAACCATATTAACTGAAATAGCAAACTTACAGTGTTGGTCTTTGTGGAATGTTTCCCAGCCTGAGAAGCATCTGACAGTCCATTGCCAGAATTCTCAGTAATTGTCTGTCTCTATATCTCTCAATAATGCCCCACCTCTGTGTTATCTAGCATATTCCCTTAGAGGCTGGGTCTGTGCGGTTCCTGACAGGCAGGGACCCACTCCAAGGACGatcactccctgctcccctcctgggTCAGGCTTGGTTGAAAGGTGAAGGACTAAATAGGATGGGGGATTGAAAGCCCCTccctagaggtgatcctgggttGTGTGGGATTCAGGTATGATCACAGCCCACGATGTACCTGCCCTGGGGTTAAATAGCTGAATCTGATCTCCAGGGCTGTAAGCCCAGCTCAGATCTCACCTCGGGAAGAAAACACCCTGATAACCAGCCCTAACCAAACCTAACCCCCCAGAGGAGGAAATGGCCCACTCTGAATCCCATATgatggcagcatccctggaaggaCTCTTGGCCAGAAACAAGGCAGGGCTGAatgacaagtggcatcccaaggagACTGAAgaataaaatatgtatttgatgcacagacatgtgacctacaatagctcagagcccagtggcaccagagccccagctggcctggaatagcctgttccttcaATAACGCCACATAAACAGCTCTTGGAGAGCAGAGATGTTTTTCTCCTGCATTTCATCAGCAACTCTTGGGATGAAGCCAACACAGGAAGCCACAGCTCAGGCTGCCTTGGCTGTTTGATGTTGATTACTAAGAAGCAGCCAGAGGCAAACAATAAAAACTCCTAGCTATGGCCTAAATTGTTATTAATTGATACAGTTCCATTGAGTTCCAAGTAGTTAGGGCTGTTTACGCCAAGTGGAGATATGAACCTttaatttacactagctggggaTGAGATGCAGAAGGACTATGTAGTTTTCACCAGCTGGGGAATTAGGCCTCATTAACTCCAATGGAGCTACTggggatttacaccagcaggcGATCTGGCCCATTCTTCAGTTTCAAATACATATTCTTTGTCTGTGAATCTGAAGAGGAGACTAAAGTTCCTAACCAGTCTGCATGTTCTTAACTCTTTGCCCCATGGGATTAATTTCAAGAATGGAACTTTTAATGGCTAAGAAGCATTTCTTTCCCACTGGAAAGAAAACTTTGGAGGAATTCAGTGTTGCTTTGATTTTCCGTATCTGATTTTCAATTTCTATCTGGATGAATGGACcgacattctttctttctttctttctttctttctttctttctcagcaaTTATATGGTTTCTTTCTGCACACATCACTAAAATAGAAGACTCATTAGGGTGAAGGTGCAATGCTACATGACgtcttaaaaatgtttatttcacaCTGATTGTAGGTATGACAGAGAGACTGAACAATGACgaagggtcagatcctcatctggtataaATCAATTGCAGCTCCATGTGGTGATTTTCAGGAAAGGACTGTATTCCTAAGAGCCCAATaacaccttatttcaatgtgactagtttcgTCTGTGAAGATGTGACCATTCCTTCCCAACTTatggctgcttctgctgcttaggcaaaggccttagcctaagaaacAGGCCTCATACTATCCTAGTGAGTGAAGGACCATACTCaagcagactgtgattttgatcctttgttttatacccctctaactagctaagtgataaaaataaacacaaattcttaaaataaatgcctttacagacaggcctgaacatctatatcctaacaagaaCTAACTTGGCAGTGTCGAGACCTGTGTTGATTCCCTTCATCCTCTGGGGACTTCTGTAattttgggcaaatcatttaatctctttcTTCCTCAATTCCCCTTCTGTATAACAGGTCCAATGGCATTTGCCTACtacacaagggtgttgtgaggactaAGGGTTGTGCAGTGCTCAGATACTCTGTTATGGAGGCCATATACATACATAAAATTGAATgaatgaaaatcttggccaacaATTCTATCtcatagagcagaggtgggcaaactatggcctgcgggccacatctggcctgcggaaCCAACCTGCCTGgtccttgagctcccagctgtggaggctagcccccagcccctcccttgctgttccccctcccccacagtcaggggacaaggagcagggtgggttggattgggggattctgaggggagcagtcagggagaGAGAagtcagagggggagggggccaggctgcTTGGGAAGGCACAGGTTTCCCTACACAGCCCTCCATACTGTTTCACAACCCCAATGTgggccttgggccaaaaagtttgcccactcctatCGTAAAGACTATAATTAGGTTCTTTCATGTGGGTCTTCtcctgaaattaaaataaatatattttcagaTTGAAGGTTTAGAATCTCAAAGCTGGCTAAGGAATGAAACAGGCCTAAATCCCATGAAAATTTGATCATCTAGATACCTAAGAAGGCCAGGAAGTATTTAGAAAAGCAAAACATGCATCTGGCCTGCAACACAAATCTGTTAGAAGTTTGTGTTCCTCCTTGAGCACAGGAACCTTCCCATTAACCTTCTGATGGTGCTTTTGAACTCAGTGTTCCTCAGGGTGTAGATCATTGGGTTCAGCATTGAAGTGACCACTGTGTATAGCACAAACACTGCCTTGTCCACTGTGAATTTCTGGAAAGGCCGGTCATAGATGAAGACACAAGGAGTGTGCAGAACAGTTTGATGACTTGGGGGACATCGCATTAGAAACTGTCTAGTGTTGTGGGTCCACAGAAGGGCAATTTGATGGTCAGTGCAAGCTGGAGATAGGAATGGACAAAGCCACCCAGCCATGCCCTTGCCACCAGCCCCATGCACATACTTCTGTTCGCGATAGACAGGTAATGCAATGGCTTATAGATGGCCACATACTGATCAGCCGCCATCACTACTAGGAAGAAGACCACAGTGCCCCCGATGAAGTGGAAGAAGAACATCTGGATCAGACACCCATTGAATGAGATGGTTTTATGCTGGTACAGGAGGTCCTTTAGCATCTTGGGGGCAGTCACCGAGGACTCACTGAGGTCCAGAAAAGCCAAGTTGGCCTAAAGGAGATATATGGGCATGTGGAGGCGAGGGTCAGAGATCacggtgatgatgatgatgaggttCCCAAGGCTTGTAGTCCC
This window encodes:
- the LOC123348885 gene encoding olfactory receptor 14I1-like; its protein translation is MTNQTTLTEFLLLGFSDVRELQILHFVVFLLIYLAALMGNLLIITAVAFNPHLQTPMYFFLVNLSILDFGSISVTIPKSMANSLMNTSVISYPGCVAQVFLFFLFTATDLALLTIMAYDRYVTICQPLHYERVMNRRACVQMAASAWITCIVYSVLHTGNTFRLPFCQSNVINQFFCEIPQLLKLTCSDSHISEVWALALSVFLGLNCFVFIIVSYVQIFKNVLRIPSEQGRHKAFSTCLPHLTVVSLLLFTGIFAYLKPTSSSASGLDLVVGVLYSLVPPVMNPIIYSMRNKEIKAALKKLIVWRLFTKS